AGGTGTGTAAGTTGGTTTATTTTTACCACGTAAGATTGAAGCAGTAACCGCAGATAAACGACCTAATGGAATATCTGTTGCATCGATTACATACCATTTACGTTCTACTTCGCCTTTTTTGGCCATATATGTTGTACGCACGATTTTATTCCTCCAATTAAATAATATTCTTAACTTATTTTTCAATAATTCTTGTTGTGTTTGGCAACATAATAAACTTTCCGGGGCTTATCATGGGGCAAAACAATACCATATACAATAATATGGGATTTTTCTTATAAAGTCAATCAAATTTCCAACTTTACAAAAAGAAAATCCCATATCTATGATTATTTATTTTCTAATTCTAAAATATAGCGAATGGTTTCACGGAATACTTCACGAATATTTTCTTTTTCCACTCCTAATTGTGGGAAAGTATCATTGTAATTTAAGTAGCAATACTCTTGTTGTACACGACAAATTGTTTCCATTGGAATTCCGTATTCACGACCTGCATCGTTTAATAGAGTTTCATCCATTTGTTTGTACATTGGGAAACCTTCGTCAAATGTTAATACTTTAATTTCTGTATCTACATTCAATTCTTCTTTGATGATAGTAGCAAACTCTTCATAGCTTAAGTTTGTATCTCCAATCGCAAAAGTTTGACGATGTTTACCATGAAGTAATGCACCTACAGCAGCTTGTCCTACTTGTTTTGCGGTAACACAAGCAGTGCCTCCTTTAAATACTGGGTAAACCGCATTATCACGAATACGATCAACAAACATTTGCCATAATGGCATACGATTCTTCATTGTTCCAAAAATGTAAGGAAGACGGATGACAGTAACATCCATAATTCCTTCTCCTTCAGCGAATCCCAACTGTTCTTGTAATAAACGAGTATTGATATATGGACTATCTTGAATACCAAGATCTGGGAAGCGCTCTGCCATTTCTGAGAAGTAAGAACCAAAGATTACAAAATGTTTTACTCCTGCTTTTCCAGCTAAACGAACCATACGTTGTGTTGGTAAAACATTTGCTTCATAATAAAAACGTTTTGCTGGAGCTTTCGCTTGGACACGTTCATCTGCCCCTGCTCCATAAACGAAACCATCGCAATCTTTTAACATTTCTACAACGTCTTCATCACTCATTGCATTAATGTCATTTACAAGAATTTCTACATTATCTAATCCAGCTAGTGGATTTTCTTCGGTAATTGTTCCTGCATCTTCTTTTGGAGGTAAAGATAATGTCTTTACAGCAATTCCTTTTTTCAATAATTCTTGTACAGTGTAATAACCTAAAAATCCTGTACCGCCTAGAACAAATACTTTATTCATATCAACCATTCCTCCTTTCTTCCTATTATAGCAAAGAAAAAGGACAACTATAACGATTTATATCAACGAAAAAAGAAAGGATTTACTTTGTGAAAAGATAGATCTTATACCTATTTCTCTGCTTCCTCTTATTTTAGCTCAAAGTCCATATGCACTTCTTACAATACATCAGAAAATTCACAATCAATAATATCAAAATTTACACTTAGAATGAGTTTACGACTTCATTTTTTATTGCTTATTTCCAAAAATCTTTTCTATTTTTTCTATAATCAGTAACTCTTTTTTTAGACATGATTTTTGCTTTTTTAATCGAGCCACATTTTATCCAATCATGAATAAAATAAAAAACTAAAGAAAACGCACCATCAAAATATACATTTACCCAAAAATATAAGGCAATTAAAACAACACACAATAAAACAATAAATATTACCATGACTGATCTCCTACACTACTTTCTAACGTAATCTCTACTAATAACGTTAAACCTTTCTTTCCATGTCTTTTTCACATTATTACTATATTATATTCACTATTTTACTTAGAATCTTTTTTATTTATCGCCATTTATATTTATCCATCTTACTGGAACAAAATAAAACTTGCCAAAAAGTACAAATGACCATATTTTTAAAGCGATCAAAAGTCTTATCCTTAATCAATAAAAATTCAATCATATGGATAACGAGTAATCCCAAATAACAACTCAACCAAATACCAAAAATAGATATAACAATAAAAATTAAAATTGCCATATATTACCAAACTCCATTTCCCCTGCATCATCAATGACAAATGATATAACTTTTTTCCTTTAAAATCTTCTTCTACATTACTATTATATTACATAAAAAATTTAGCCTCGAATTCGAATTATAGGACGACAACCCTATCGAGGAATTTTTTTGTCTTTTTGTATGAAATCATTAAATTCATGCGATTACTCTAAATATAAAAAAACAACGGAAATAGAAAATCATGATATAATCTATATTGAAAAGAATACTAGACAATTATGTCAAAACAAAAAGGACGAGGCTATCACCTCGTCCTTTTACTTTTGTTCACTCAAAAGATTTTATTTAAACTTGTTCTTAGAACTATTTTCTCTTAGAGTTAAGCCATTCAATAATATAATTTGCAATTATACTTCAACTCAAAGTCTTTTTATTTTACTTTTTAAATTTGCTAATCATACCAAAAAGACTCCAAAAAGTATTAGAAATCATTTTCTTCAAATCTTCTTTCCAATTACTTTTATCTTTTTGTGTTAATAAATAAAAAATTAAGCTAATCAAAAATGATACACTATAATAACTAATAAATAATCCAATTAAGGCTAGTATAATCACTAAAAAAATATTCATATTATGAAAAATATTCATACGATCCAACTCCATTTTCTTACACCATTAACGACATAGATTATAACTTCTTATTTTTTCTATACAGTAAAATTTCAGCTTTTGCTTTTTCTTTAGCAAAGGAATAATTATGCTGTACCCAATTTTTAATAAAATGATAAACAATAATAACCAAATAATCTCTAATATCAGTAACTTTAGCATAAAAAATAAAAAATATAATAACTAAAATAATTAGACAAACAATAAATATTACTATGACCGATCTCCTACACTACTTTCTGACGTAATCTCTGCTAATAACGTTAAACCTTTCTTTCCATGCCTTTTTGACATTATTACTATATTATATTCACTATTTTACTTAGAGTCTTTTTTATTAGCTTTTCGTTTCTTATATTTTTCCATCCATTGTAAAAGGTAAATCGATTTCCAATCTTTTTTAAAACTTTCTATCGAACAATCTAAACCTTTTGGTAAATAAATAATGAAATCTAATATACTAAAGAAAAAAGTATAAACGATATTTCCACCTAAAATAAAAAATGGCAGTAATACTAAAAAAAGAATAATCGCTAATATGAAATAAAATCCTGTTGAAAAAAAATCACTTACTGATATTAATACCATCGATGACTATCCCTCTCTTATCATTTTACTTATAACCACTTTATTTACTTACTATTCACATTTTTATTTTTTCTTTTCTTCTTGTTCTTGATTGCTTCTTTTTTTATCCAAAAATTTTGGTTTATGTGGCAATAAAAATACATACCATATATCATTTTTAAGAGTCTGAACAAATTTTTTATGCGCTCTTTCTTTTTCTTCTGCAGATTTATCTTTTCCACCAAAAACATAAACAATAAAATATTGTAAAGTATCAGATACAATCAATCCAATATATCTAAGTATAAGTAATATAAAGATACAAATAGCAAAAAATAATATCGCCGCAATAATCTCATCTACCATACTTTACTCCCTTTCAAATGCTTATTTTTTCCTTTTATTTTTATTTTATCTTCTTTTTTTGTCCATTCTACTATCTTTATTCTTTAGTAATATAAAAAATAACCCCTGAACTTTCGGAGGTTATTCCTTCTAACGATCTGATTAAACGATGACAGTAATTGCAGCGGCACCAATGATAATCGCTAAACCGATAATCGTCATAATCATTTCTTTTCTTGTTTTCTTTTGACCTAAGAACCAAATACCTGTTAATGTAGCTAACACAACAGAAGTTTGAGAAAGAATAAATCCTGTAGCTAACCCATTCATATTTGGTTGTGCTGAAATTAAGTAAGTTAATGCAGCAAAGGCAAAGAAGAAACCAGAAATAATTTGTTTATAAGTAACTCCTTCAGCAAATGGAGAAGCACCTTTTTCTTTTACCGTTACCCAAATACCATAAACTACACCAACAAGAACCATACCGATAGCTTGTGGTAAAAATGCTTGCATCCCATTAATATTTGTCGCTTGAGGTGCAGCAGAATAAGCCCAGTAACCAATTTCACCAATTAAAAGAACAAGCACTGCTTTTTTCAAAGAACCAGCTTCTTCTTTTGATTTTTTCTCTGACCAAACAGTTAAGTATGCCCCTAAAATAATTAATGCTAGAGCCACAAAACCGATCACTTTATCCATCACAGTAGGCCAATCATGTAAAGCTAGAACTCCCCATAAAGAAGCTCCTAATAATTGGAAAGCGGTAGTAATTGGCATCGCGCGAGAAGATCCAATTAAAGTGAAAGAATAAAAAGTAATAATTTGCGCGCAAGCCCAACCGACACCAGATAAAATAGATAACCATAAATCTTTCCCAGTTGGGAAACCTAAATGCATAATTTGATTATAAATAATAGCAAAGATTAATGTTCCGATTGTAGAACCTAAAATTTGGTTTACCGGTTTTCCACCAAATTTAGAGGCAATAGTAGGATAAATCCCCCAACCAATCAGTGGTCCTAATCCGATTAAAATCGCAAAAGTATTCATAAATTCTCCTCTCTTAATTAAAAGACAACGTTACTTTCTAAAATCACATTCGCATAAGGAGTCATTTCTCCTGTACGAACAAAAGCGTGACAATCATGTAAACGTTCTTTCATTTCAGTATGTGGAATAAAGACAATATCGATGTCTGAAAAACGATTTTCTAATTCTTTTAAAATCTCAGGATTGTTTTCTTTAATTTCTTCCGCTAAGAAAATACGTTGAACTTCTAGTTCTTCCAAAACATTATCTAATACTTGTAAGAAACTAGGAACTCCATTTGTAACAGCTAAGTCAATTTTTTCTGTAGTCATAGGTACAGGCATGCCTGCATCACCAATCGCTAACGTATCAAAATGACCCATTTGTGAAATCACACGAGATAAATCAGAATTAATTACTTTTGTTTTTTTCATTTGTCTTTCCTCCTTAAGCTTCTAATTCTTCTTTAAATGGAATAGAAGGTTGTGCACCATAACGTTGTACGGCAATAGAAGAAGCACGGTTCCCAAATTGAATGGCTTCCTCTAAGTTACTTGCATCTGGTTGTAAGCAACTCATAAACGCACCAATGAAAGTATCTCCAGCAGCAGTCGTATCTTTAGCATCTACTTTAAAGGCTGGAACGATTCCTTCTTTTTCTTTGGTATGGAAATATGCACCACGACTACCTAAAGTAATAATGACCGTTTCTACACCATGATTATGGAATGCTTCCGCACAAGCACGCATATCTGCTTCTGTTTCTACTTTGATGCCAGTTAGTAATTCTGCTTCTGTTTCATTTGGAATGACAATATCTGTTAAGTCTAATAACTGACTTGGCACTTCTTTTTTCGCTGGCGCTGGATTCAATACTGTTTTTACCCCTGCGTTACGTGCGAT
The sequence above is a segment of the Catellicoccus marimammalium M35/04/3 genome. Coding sequences within it:
- the rbsD gene encoding D-ribose pyranase, encoding MKKTKVINSDLSRVISQMGHFDTLAIGDAGMPVPMTTEKIDLAVTNGVPSFLQVLDNVLEELEVQRIFLAEEIKENNPEILKELENRFSDIDIVFIPHTEMKERLHDCHAFVRTGEMTPYANVILESNVVF
- a CDS encoding NAD-dependent epimerase/dehydratase family protein is translated as MNKVFVLGGTGFLGYYTVQELLKKGIAVKTLSLPPKEDAGTITEENPLAGLDNVEILVNDINAMSDEDVVEMLKDCDGFVYGAGADERVQAKAPAKRFYYEANVLPTQRMVRLAGKAGVKHFVIFGSYFSEMAERFPDLGIQDSPYINTRLLQEQLGFAEGEGIMDVTVIRLPYIFGTMKNRMPLWQMFVDRIRDNAVYPVFKGGTACVTAKQVGQAAVGALLHGKHRQTFAIGDTNLSYEEFATIIKEELNVDTEIKVLTFDEGFPMYKQMDETLLNDAGREYGIPMETICRVQQEYCYLNYNDTFPQLGVEKENIREVFRETIRYILELENK
- the rbsU gene encoding ribose/proton symporter RbsU, encoding MNTFAILIGLGPLIGWGIYPTIASKFGGKPVNQILGSTIGTLIFAIIYNQIMHLGFPTGKDLWLSILSGVGWACAQIITFYSFTLIGSSRAMPITTAFQLLGASLWGVLALHDWPTVMDKVIGFVALALIILGAYLTVWSEKKSKEEAGSLKKAVLVLLIGEIGYWAYSAAPQATNINGMQAFLPQAIGMVLVGVVYGIWVTVKEKGASPFAEGVTYKQIISGFFFAFAALTYLISAQPNMNGLATGFILSQTSVVLATLTGIWFLGQKKTRKEMIMTIIGLAIIIGAAAITVIV
- the rbsK gene encoding ribokinase → MNKVTVVGSINLDHMVRTPRMPQGGETIHVHEVFSAGGGKGANQAVAIQRLGSETHFIGAVGNDDEGKMMLELLGEEGMDLSAIRILEDTVTGQAFVIVDDASENRILVYGGANMALTPEHIEESASLIESSQFVVSQFEVDLACIEKAFRIARNAGVKTVLNPAPAKKEVPSQLLDLTDIVIPNETEAELLTGIKVETEADMRACAEAFHNHGVETVIITLGSRGAYFHTKEKEGIVPAFKVDAKDTTAAGDTFIGAFMSCLQPDASNLEEAIQFGNRASSIAVQRYGAQPSIPFKEELEA